In Vigna angularis cultivar LongXiaoDou No.4 chromosome 8, ASM1680809v1, whole genome shotgun sequence, one DNA window encodes the following:
- the LOC108345132 gene encoding NAC domain-containing protein 100: MDAMENYYYSQRDTMAEEAFDLPPGFRFHPTDEELITHYLSQKVLDNCFCSRAIGEADLNKCEPWDLPCMAKMGEKEWYFFSVRDRKYPTGQRTNRATGAGYWKATGKDKEIYKAKKLIGMKKTLVFYKGRAPSGEKTNWVMHEYRLEDDHSMHNPHKKAMNDWAICRIFEKTNCGKKMQISGLVRLSSFGKEMPSLMDSSQYNTSEAKPVLGESSHLSSDRNQSDENIAESLETLMMASSSSYSSNPFDVSPASWSVPHQSLQAGNSNYSMDEEQQSMLGMLIENHGSSTTLRTHKALDNDFDADTSSLIYNDEIFHRSFGNQEYSSPSLWGF; encoded by the exons ATGGATGCAATGGAGAACTATTATTATAGCCAGAGAGACACAATGGCAGAGGAAGCGTTTGATTTGCCACCAGGGTTCAGGTTCCATCCCACGGATGAAGAACTCATCACTCATTACCTCTCACAGAAGGTTCTTGACAACTGCTTCTGCTCTAGGGCCATTGGAGAGGCTGATTTGAACAAGTGCGAGCCATGGGATTTGCCTT GTATGGCAAAAATGGGTGAAAAGGAGTGGTATTTTTTCTCCGTGAGGGACAGAAAATACCCAACTGGGCAAAGGACTAATAGAGCCACCGGTGCTGGTTACTGGAAGGCCACGGGCAAAGACAAAGAGATATACAAGGCAAAGAAACTCATTGGGATGAAGAAAACTCTGGTTTTCTACAAAGGAAGAGCTCCGAGTGGTGAAAAAACCAACTGGGTCATGCATGAATACAGACTAGAAGACGATCATTCTATGCACAATCCACACAAAAAGGCCATG AATGATTGGGCCATCTGCAGGATTTTTGAGAAGACCAACTGCGGGAAGAAAATGCAGATTTCTGGTTTGGTGAGGTTGAGTTCCTTTGGGAAGGAGATGCCTTCATTGATGGATTCTTCTCAATACAACACGAGTGAAGCAAAACCTGTTTTGGGGGAATCATCACATTTGTCATCAGATCGAAACCAGAGTGATGAAAACATAGCTGAGAGCTTAGAAACTCTGATGATGGCATCTTCATCTTCGTATTCTTCAAACCCCTTTGATGTTTCCCCTGCTTCTTGGAGTGTGCCACACCAATCCCTCCAAGCTGGGAACTCAAACTATTCCATGGATGAGGAACAACAGTCCATGTTGGGGATGCTGATTGAAAACCATGGATCAAGCACAACCCTAAGAACTCATAAAGCACTTGATAATGACTTTGATGCTGACACTTCCTCTCTCATCTACAATGATGAAATCTTTCACAGATCATTCGGGAACCAGGAATATTCATCACCTTCTCTGTGGGGATTCTAA